A stretch of the Nematostella vectensis chromosome 1, jaNemVect1.1, whole genome shotgun sequence genome encodes the following:
- the LOC5514405 gene encoding protein wntless homolog, protein MAVILETLSVRKLVLLGLGIVVVLSAFFIAGGKIAPSPTTAMVHIAHICRADKPSQPQEPWTCHRLPNMDAAKADPKATPQNIVFAIQFPHPGLEMSRWHQFIVSSVRLEIEYDEDQKYGIPGKKDSYPVWTFEARLYYKDKNDTSTEWKEMATSTEERSLVCNFTRSKSAGGGIYQCADIPFFEIGSVYHEYYLVNLLLPAHRNKNRFIGKVAEVNFVEIHQNGGFTRVWFAMKTIVTPFSIAMLLWFAKKVKGLSREPLLLEKTMFILGVVAVFLNFPIEWFTLWVDMPFMLLFTDIRQGLFYAMLMCFWIIFTGEHLLDQSERNKLKVYWRQVGCIGFGCLCLLVFDMCERGYQLHNPFYSIWATELGSKLAYAFIICAGICACVYFLFLCVMVIKVFWNIRGKRATFAKMSRARRLHYEGLIYRFEFLMVITLLCAALTVIFFVISNVNEAQWKFGSEESTVEISSALFTGIYGMWNTYVLTLMYLYAPSTGDFAAGYNESRDTVELTGEPNESGARESIVYSMAGKTSME, encoded by the exons ATGGCGGTTATACTTGAGACCCTCTCGGTTCGCAAGCTTGTTCTTTTGGGACTAGGAATTGTAGTGGTTCTATCGGCGTTCTTCATTGCCGGCGGTAAAATCG ccCCATCTCCCACGACTGCCATGGTCCACATAGCACATATCTGCCGGGCAGACAAACCAAGTCAACCTCAGGAACCATGGACATGCCATAGGTTACCAAACATGGACGCCGCCAAGGCCGACCCTAAGGCAACGCCCCAAAACATAGTCTTCGCCATTCAATTCCCTCACCCTGGGCTAGAGATGTCACGGTGGCATCAATTTATAGTTTCGTCTGTTCGTTTGGAAATCGAGTACGACGAAGACCAGAAGTACGGTATTCCAG GCAAAAAAGATTCCTACCCGGTGTGGACGTTTGAAGCACGACTTtactacaaagacaagaatgACACGAGTACGGAGTGGAAGGAAATGGCGACCTCCACGGAGGAGCGGAGCCTGGTCTGCAACTTCACTAGATCTAAG TCAGCAGGTGGCGGGATATATCAGTGTGCCGATATCCCGTTCTTCGAAATCGGGAGCGTGTACCACGAGTACTACCTCGTCAACCTCCTGCTTCCCGCGCACCGAAACAAGAACCGCTTCATAGGCAAAGTCGCTGAAGTTAATTTTGTG GAGATCCATCAGAATGGCGGCTTCACTCGTGTCTGGTTCGCCATGAAGACCATCGTTACGCCTTTCAGTATCGCTATGCTCCTATGGTTCgccaaaaaagtgaagggTCTGAGCCGAGAGCCACTACTATTGGAAAA AACGATGTTCATTCTTGGAGTTGTCGCGGTATTTCTGAACT TCCCCATAGAGTGGTTCACTTTGTGGGTGGATATGCCCTTCATGTTATTATTTACGGATATTCGCCAAGGCCTGTTTTACGCTATGCTTATGTGTTTTTGGATCATTTTCACCGGTGAACATTTGTTG GACCAGTCTGAACGCAACAAACTCAAGGTGTACTGGCGCCAGGTTGGTTGTATCGGGTTTGGCTGCCTGTGTCTGCTGGTGTTCGATATGTGTGAAAG GGGCTACCAGCTACATAATCCGTTCTACTCGATCTGGGCCACTGAACTCGGAAGTAAATTGGCT TACGCGTTCATCATCTGTGCAGGTatctgcgcatgcgtataTTTTCTGTTTCTGTGCGTCATGGTGATCAAGGTGTTCTGGAATATTCGCGGGAAACGAGCGACCTTCGCCAAGATGTCGCGTGCTCGCCGACTACATTACGAG GGTCTTATTTACCGGTTCGAGTTCCTGATGGTAATAACTCTTCTCTGTGCCGCTCTCACCGTCATCTTCTTCGTTATCAGTAACGTGAACGAGGCTCAATGGAAATTCGGCTCCGAGGAGTCCACCGTCGAGATATCCA GCGCCCTCTTCACCGGTATCTATGGCATGTGGAACACATACGTACTGACGCTCATGTATCTGTATGCACCATCTACCGGGGATTTCGCAG CTGGATACAATGAATCACGTGATACGGTTGAGCTGACAGGCGAACCGAATGAATCCGGCGCTCGAGAGAGCATCGTGTACTCAATGGCGGGAAAAACCTCAATGGAGTAG
- the LOC5514388 gene encoding doublesex- and mab-3-related transcription factor 3: MVADMKEEALDSPLDKNHLSNRTPKCTRCRNHGILSDLRGHKHQCRFKDCACNECMIVAERQKLTAARIALYRQQRIDEPEMRINGEDAHSLVMHPNGMWNGEADKSLDSSFGKRKYPPSTDSGSNSPGSDQSTSTNGLKRRALDSPPLLTNGASNGSVPLPQDVLCRAFPNYTQAALDIVLKGCNGNLMHAIEVITQCETTSSRQSPHLQPPVIPSSGEPGTMNPLIPPLYKMNYMNGQYRFLMPPPGMMPLGFSMLPPGGAPPYFPPQSMSTPAYEDGASNSHHTERPLDGERDTAVVPKTEHVEPSVSLTNGNASSPRKRCKYCVTELRDSDRACHQCGRLAL, from the exons ATGGTTGCAGATATGAAGGAAGAAGCGTTAGATTCGCCCCTGGATAAAAACCATCTCTCAAATAGAACGCCAAAATGTACGCGCTGTAGAAATCACGGGATATTATCAGACCTTCGTGGCCACAAGCATCAGTGCCGGTTTAAGGACTGCGCGTGCAACGAATGCATGATTGTAGCTGAGAGGCAGAAGCTTACTGCCGCAAGAATAGCGCTGTACCGTCAGCAACGAATTGACGAACCCGAAATGAGAATCAACGGGGAAGACGCTCACAGCCTAGTGATGCACCCAAACGGAATGTGGAATGGTGAAGCAGACAAATCTCTGGATTCGA GTTTCGGTAAAAGAAAATACCCGCCGTCGACTGACTCTGGCTCAAACAGTCCCGGCAGCGACCAGAGTACATCCACAAACGGACTCAAGCGCCGCGCCCTGGATTCCCCGCCTCTTCTCACAAACGGCGCCAGCAACGGATCCGTACCGCTTCCACAGGACGTTTTATGCCGTGCATTCCCCAACTACACTCAAGCGGCGCTGGATATCGTCCTCAAGGGCTGTAACGGTAACCTCATGCACGCGATTGAGGTGATCACACAGTGCGAGACCACTAGTTCCAGACAAAGCCCTCATCTACAGCCCCCGGTCATTCCAAGCAGCGGGGAGCCTGGCACTATGAATCCTCTAATACCACCCTTGTATAAAATGAACTACATGAATGGACAATACAGGTTTCTGATGCCTCCCCCTGGTATGATGCCTTTGGGTTTCTCCATGCTGCCGCCTGGTGGTGCCCCCCCTTATTTTCCGCCGCAGTCAATGAGTACACCTGCTTACGAGGACGGGGCAAGCAATAGTCACCACACGGAGAGACCGCTGGACGGAGAAAGAGATACCGCGGTCGTACCGAAGACGGAGCATGTCGAGCCAAGTGTGTCGCTAACGAATGGGAACGCTTCCTCGCCAAGAAAACGCTGTAAATACTGCGTGACGGAACTGAGAGATAGTGATAGGGCCTGCCACCAATGTGGAAGACTCGCTCTATAA